The following nucleotide sequence is from Pasteurella multocida.
TTTACTTGATAAGCAATAATTAAAAATAGGGGAGAAAGTAAAATTAGCGCAGTGGCTGAAATCACAATATCGAGAAAACGTTTTAGCATTGTTCCACTCTCCTAAGCTGTTTACGAAGTTGTGAGCTGAATATCAAACTGATTTTTCAGGTTTTATTTTTTTAAACAATTCAATAAATTTCTCAGTACCCTTTTGCAAAGATAATTCATTAAAATAGAAAGTATTCCCATTTTTGCCTAAAAGATGGCGTGTTTGTGCCGGCAAGTGATACATTTTCAAAATGGCACGTTGTATGCTCTCGATATTTTCTGATAGCGCGGTTTCTCCACATTGTGCGAGCCTCACTAAATTGCTCGCATCTCCTGGTACCGCAACTAAAATGGGTTTTCCTATTGCCATATACGCCTGTATTTTTGAGGGAACCGTGATTTCAAATAACGCGTCTTGTTTCAGATGAACTAGTAATAAATCTGCTTGTTGTAATACATGACCGATTTGAGACATCGGTACACGTGGTATAAAAGTCACATTCGTTAAATTTTCATCATCTTTTCTCGTGTTTAAGCGTGTTGTTTCTGTACCAGAACCGATAAAGGTAAAATGAATATCAGGATAAGGATGCATATTAGCTGCGACATCCAGTATCGTATCGAGGGCTTGCGCTTTTCCCATATTGCCAGCAAAAAGAACATTGAATTTTTGGTGACATAAATGAACAGTTTGTGACGTTTCAGTGTTGATTAGCGCAGTTTCGTTACACCAGTTATAGATCACGCTGATTTTATTTGCGGGAACGGATTTTTGGATGAGTTTTTCTTTAAAGCCGGGGCTTAAAACCACAATATGATCAACACATTTATAAACACATTGGCAGACGTAATCGACGATTTTTAGTAATCGATCATGCGTTAGCATGCCAGTGGCTTTTAAAGTATCTGGCCATAAATCTTGAATATCATAGATAACGGGCGTCCGTCTAAAAAGTTTAATCATGATGGCGGCGATGCCTGTTGTTAAAGGAGGGTGATAGGCATAAATAACATCACATTTTTTGGTCGCAAAGATACCGAATAACATTGCCATAAAGGCAAAGCTGACATAATTGAGAATGCGTTTTATG
It contains:
- a CDS encoding glycosyltransferase family 4 protein; amino-acid sequence: MKILLLTQWFEPEPAIKGLAFAKELKAQGHDVQVLTGFPNYPGGKIYEGYKLRFFQKECIEGIPVLRVALYPSHDSSAIKRILNYVSFAFMAMLFGIFATKKCDVIYAYHPPLTTGIAAIMIKLFRRTPVIYDIQDLWPDTLKATGMLTHDRLLKIVDYVCQCVYKCVDHIVVLSPGFKEKLIQKSVPANKISVIYNWCNETALINTETSQTVHLCHQKFNVLFAGNMGKAQALDTILDVAANMHPYPDIHFTFIGSGTETTRLNTRKDDENLTNVTFIPRVPMSQIGHVLQQADLLLVHLKQDALFEITVPSKIQAYMAIGKPILVAVPGDASNLVRLAQCGETALSENIESIQRAILKMYHLPAQTRHLLGKNGNTFYFNELSLQKGTEKFIELFKKIKPEKSV